A single genomic interval of Sinorhizobium garamanticum harbors:
- a CDS encoding class I SAM-dependent DNA methyltransferase, which yields MTLNQLSSGDLIADRRADYARMLAEAGEPQSAAELMAQALERAPDWAAGWFRLADYEEKSGRREAAIEALRNTLRLSSEDIFGAGLKLALLGATETPEQPPSVYVERLFDDYAERFDKALVEKLDYSVPEKLAALIDRATDGRRFHHVTDLGCGTGLFGERIRHRCAYLEGFDLSTNMLAKAEAKAIYDRLAQADLSLVPEDSGALGDFPTARADLVSAADVLMYLGNLENVFVIADQLLAPAGLFAFSVEDAATDEAFILRPSLRYAHSEPYIADLCAKRGFSLIKTERTVIRMDAGKPIAGILFLARKPA from the coding sequence ATGACCCTCAACCAGCTCTCCTCCGGCGACCTGATCGCCGATCGCCGCGCCGACTACGCAAGAATGCTCGCCGAAGCCGGCGAGCCGCAGAGCGCGGCGGAACTGATGGCCCAGGCCCTCGAACGCGCCCCGGACTGGGCGGCCGGCTGGTTTCGGCTGGCGGACTATGAGGAAAAATCTGGCCGAAGAGAGGCAGCGATCGAGGCACTCCGCAACACGCTGCGGCTCAGTTCTGAGGACATTTTCGGCGCCGGTCTGAAACTCGCCCTTCTCGGCGCGACCGAGACGCCCGAACAGCCGCCGAGCGTCTATGTCGAACGCCTGTTCGACGACTATGCGGAACGCTTCGACAAGGCCCTCGTCGAAAAGCTCGACTACAGCGTACCCGAAAAGCTCGCCGCGCTGATCGACCGGGCGACCGACGGCCGTCGTTTTCATCACGTCACCGACCTCGGTTGCGGCACTGGTCTTTTCGGCGAGCGCATCCGCCATCGCTGCGCCTATCTCGAAGGCTTCGACCTTTCCACCAACATGCTGGCCAAGGCGGAGGCAAAGGCGATCTACGATCGTCTGGCGCAGGCGGACCTGTCGCTTGTGCCGGAGGATTCAGGCGCGTTGGGCGATTTTCCCACCGCAAGGGCCGATCTCGTCAGTGCGGCGGATGTGTTGATGTATCTCGGCAATCTCGAAAATGTCTTCGTGATCGCCGACCAACTGCTCGCACCCGCTGGTCTCTTTGCCTTTTCGGTCGAGGACGCTGCAACGGACGAGGCTTTCATCCTCCGGCCCTCGCTGCGTTACGCGCATTCCGAACCCTATATCGCCGATCTCTGCGCCAAACGCGGATTTTCGCTGATCAAAACGGAACGCACGGTCATTCGCATGGATGCCGGAAAGCCGATCGCGGGAATTCTCTTTCTTGCGCGCAAGCCTGCATAG